The nucleotide sequence AAACATTTCTCGTAAATTAAAAGCGATCGCCTCTCCTTGCCCTAATTTCTCTCCTTCTAACCCAGGATATGCCCCAGGAGTATCGATAAAGGTAAAAATTGGCATCCCAAACCTGTCTGCGTGTTCCATCAAACGCATGGCTTTACGATACCCTCCAGGAGAAGCCATCCCGAAGTTTCGCGCCACGTTATCTTTAGTGTCTCTACCCTTTTGATGACCTAGCATGACTACAGGTTGTCCCGCAAATTGCCCGATACCACCCACTAGGGCAGGATCGTCACCACCAGAGCGATCGCCATGTAATTCCATCCATTCGTCTGTAATTGCTTGAATATAATCTAAAGTACTAGGACGACGGGGATGACGCGCCACTTGCAGTCTTTGAGCCGGAGATAGGCTGCTGAATATTTCCTGTCGTAACTGACTGGCACGAGCCTCTAATTGCCGAATTTGTTCAGAAACATCTACGTTATTTTCTTCAGCTAGCTGCCGAATTTGGTCAATTCTGGCTTCTAGCTCCGCTAAGGGTTTCTCAAAATCTAGCAGTAGGGGCTTGCGTTGGGTAGTTGCCATTTTTAGGAAAGGTGGAGGACAAGGGGGACAAAGAGCTATTGTGGAC is from Merismopedia glauca CCAP 1448/3 and encodes:
- a CDS encoding acetyl-CoA carboxylase carboxyltransferase subunit alpha — translated: MATTQRKPLLLDFEKPLAELEARIDQIRQLAEENNVDVSEQIRQLEARASQLRQEIFSSLSPAQRLQVARHPRRPSTLDYIQAITDEWMELHGDRSGGDDPALVGGIGQFAGQPVVMLGHQKGRDTKDNVARNFGMASPGGYRKAMRLMEHADRFGMPIFTFIDTPGAYPGLEGEKLGQGEAIAFNLREMFRLNVPIICTVIGEGGSGGALGIGVGDRLMMFEHSVYTVASPEACASILWKDASKAPQAAEALKITSLDLKNLGILDQILPEPIGGAHSDSVVAAQTLKDALSKNLQTLSAMTSSQRREWRYQKFRRLGVFSESGVVG